The following are encoded in a window of Dysidea avara chromosome 4, odDysAvar1.4, whole genome shotgun sequence genomic DNA:
- the LOC136253528 gene encoding fibrinogen-like protein A, with translation MNTLTQTGQWEMRVDYQFNNKTWSHYHYNQFSVGSASEGYPLTVGGFTGEGTDWFAHHNTMKFSTPDNDNDHWNSDTCAAAWKSGWWYKICYHINANTQPPYYHHPNIAIFVEMKIRPRNCV, from the coding sequence ATGAATACTTTAACACAAACTGGCCAATGGGAAATGAGAGTGGATTATCAATTCAATAACAAGACCTGGTCACATTACCACTACAATCAGTTCAGTGTAGGAAGTGCCAGTGAAGGATACCCACTGACTGTTGGAGGGTTTACTGGAGAAGGTACTGATTGGTTTGCCCATCATAATACAATGAAGTTCAGTACCCCAGATAATGACAATGATCATTGGAACAGTGATACCTGTGCAGCTGCCTGGAAGAGTGGATGGTGGTACAAGATTTGCTACCATATCAATGCTAACACACAACCACCTTACTACCATCATCCTAACATCGCAATCTTTGTGGAAATGAAGATCCGTCCACGGAATTGTGTCTAA